The following is a genomic window from Dryobates pubescens isolate bDryPub1 chromosome 22, bDryPub1.pri, whole genome shotgun sequence.
CTTAAGGAAGTATTTCTGTATGCCAGGATAATGTGGAAATGATTAAATTTTCCATCCCACGTGAATAAGTTATAGCTAAACTGTAAACTTCAAAAAGGAACTAACAGAACTTTCCCCCTGCAAGCCACTAAGGATCAAATCAAACTCCTCAACTATCGCTGATCAGTAATGTTTTTCATTTAAACTGTTTCAGAAAAATGAATGAAATAGGAGTGCCAGCACATCATTTTAGTCAGGCATCTTCTGAACCGCATCCAGGTTTTTTAAGACATCTGTTCAATTTACCACACTTTGGAATACTTTCTCTGAGAGTCAATGTGAAAGCCAGTGATGACTGAACACTGAATAATGAGAACATACAACTAAAAATTGCAAGGACTAGTGTAAATTTGGCAATACTTTCTAATACAAGATGGTAGCTTTTTCTTTGCATACATTAGCTCCCTTTATGATAGGTCACTATAAATTATTACTATCGTAAACAATCATAGATTCTTCTACAAAGTAGGAGTATCAGGGCTGCTAATAAACTGTCTCTGACTGAGAATCAGAGCCACACAGAAGCTTTAAAGTACAAGTTTTAAAACAGAACAAGGCCATTCTGATAGTATAATTCCTGAGCATGGTCCTCACCTGACCAGGAAAACATGACTGGAAGCTATAAGTGACAGgatggcttctgcagcagctgcacactTGTATCTTCTTGAGAACTCTAGGTTTGGGATCAGCAATGTGTGtgtagaaaagaaaacaagcaggCTGTATATTGTCCACCACCACTGAAGAAGCTGTCCTCAATACCAGTAGTTATTAAACAAAGACCGGCTTTTGATACGCAAGTCACCTGAAGGAGGCAGTAAGGGGTATCTGGCAGTCCAAACAGCAGTTCACAGACAACATTTTTGAACAGATGACAGTTTCACACTGGGCAGGCTCCAGGCCATGTCCAAACAAGGATTTTTATATTTATACTAGTCTCCTCAGGTAGTTATTTGATGTTATGAGACATCACTGAAATGTGAAAATTACAGTATTAATGGAAGAACAGAAGGCACTCAGGCAACATGACACATTTAGGTGTCAAGACCTTTATCATCATCTCTCTGATTGTGGTCCATCTAGCCAGGAAGGATTTGCCACCTTGAAGATAAAGTGAATTATTGCACATCCAAAGGCTGGGGTGGATGTGACACTTCAGCACTGTGTATCTGAAAGGGTGAGTTTCGTTATCTGGTTTAAGGGACTACTCCATATTGAGGAAGAAGTAGGAAATAAGGACTATGAGGACGGATCTCTTGTGTAGCTTGcaaaacagaaacacagcaaaaaaTGTAGGATCAGATATGAGGTTTCTACTGAAGATAAAAGTTTTGAGGAAACCTGCATTTTAAAAATTGATTGAACACCACTTAAAGCAATGGACTCTCTTCAGTGGAGACAGATCTGCATACCTTCTGCCATAGCACATGACAGCCATagtcccagctcagctcctcaccaccctcatggcagcAGTGGCAAAGGGATGTGATGCTCAGCGTGTCCTGGCAGGGCAGACCCTAGCTAATGttaagggaggaaagaggagacgTGTTCTTCTGTGGAGCCACCATTACAAGGTCTCTGGGCCCCCTCCAGTTCCAATGGGATTTAAGGCCCCTCAGTTTTGCAGTAAGGAAGCTGGTTAGGAAACCTGTCCTAGAGTTGCCATCTGTATTTAAACTCTGTAAGTATTCAGGCACAAAGGCTGACAGGAGCAAGTGGTGAAGAGGAGCTGCCGGTTTTGATTTTTGAAGATTACTTTTAAACTGAGTCATTCCCCTGTGATGATTATTTAAAGTCACACTGTATTAAAATAGGGATGTAAGCCAGCAAAACATGCAGTGTACCATCCtctgcaggcacccagcagtgcTAAGAGCAGGATGGAGGCAGCAGtatctgcagcctctcaagAATGTCTTCTGCTCTTTTAATAGTTCTCcttggggtggggtgtgtggagGTTTGTATCACATATCTTTCTCCTGTTGCTGAATCAAAAATAGTACACTGAGTCATTTGTTACAGGCACTTACACAGTCACCAGCCATGTACAGCACAGgtctcactgtctgctctgatTCAACTTATCCAAGGCCTTCTTCATACAAGGGTCTTCTCACCTCGAACTGCAGCTTTGCTAGAGTGAGGTCTGCAGCACTGATGAAATCTcactttctgctgcagcagatgcTTTCAGCCAGTTGGCAGATTACATCCTTTGATCAAAAAAATCACTAAAATGAGTGGCAATTTTATTACTACTTTCCAGGAACTGAACCTTGGGTAAGGGCTGTTGGGTTTGAGATGTTCATCTTGGAATGgagcagctggccctggatgACTTCAGGGCCACAAAGGAACGTGCACTACAAAGGGCAACTCTTGTGCTTTACCCAAAATCAAAATCTATGCTAGTAGACCTATGGTGACCAATGTACAAAGAAAgaatggaagaggaaggaaaacatcAAGAAGCAAATTCCATTTTCAAGGCACTATTAAATATTAATCAGATCAATATTATGAACTACTAACAAATGACCACAAGGACCAGCTGCCACAAAGCCCTTCTAACACTGTTTCCAATAGGTCTCTGTGGTGACTTGTACCTTGCTCAATACGCAGCAATATTTACCCTCTGGATTGAGCAATGCTGGTCATGCCCAGCCTGCAGTCTGGCCTTACAGGGAAAGACTGAATTTTGTCACTGGCACTGTTGCTAATATATGATAGCATATAAACCTTGGCCCTGTTAAAGACTTTTATACCAGCTTCTCATACTTCATCTCTCTCACCAGAGCTCTCACTTTTTGAACTTCAACTATGGATAATGTGGCAGTTTCTCACTGCTAAGAATGAGGACTTTCCTATGTCAGATGGTGGCACTGGCGCTTTCCTCACAATCTTCCTACCGAGAATGGGGGCAGTCAGCAGAACTTGAAGAACAATTTCAGATGTTTGTGTTCCCAAATACTTCATAAATGACAGAATGAAAGGATCCTCACAAAGAAGCAGCATCCCTAATAAAAAATCAATATATTCTTCCTTGCTCTACTCGTGAAATGTTTCTGAATATTTTAATAGAAAGGATTAAAAATTACATGAATCCTGAGATTCAAAATTAACCAATAATTTGAATAATTCATTCTGTTGATTTTAATAGTAGAAATCCTGCCTTCCTCGTGATATTTACTGCAAGACTTCAAAAAAATTAGGCAGACTCTTGTTAAGTGACACAAAAAGTGGTCCTGAAATGCAGGACAGTAAATGCAAGCCGTTTCTTCCTGTCCTTCCTTCCCACTTCACAGTGAACAAAGAATTTTCTGCCTCAGATTTCCCCGAGCTAAAAAGAtccttgcagcagctcctgaaaaTAGTTGCACAGTAGTAGTGCTACTGAAGCTGCTTCACATTCAGGTCAAATCTTGAAAAGAGTTTTAAAATGCTACCAGAGATGAAGAGGCTTTATGCAAGAACCCTAAGAACCACCTCACACATTGAAATAAGGAACTAAAGAGACCAGGGAGAAACCTACCATTTCTAGTCAGTGAAAAGAGAACTGACTCTTGTAAGAACAGGTGGTGTGGAAAAGGATAAACAATGAACTTATAAAGGAACAAAGGTGTCCAGGAAATGCAAACTGCTCTACTCTAAGTGCCCCTCTAATGGGCAATGATAGATGGAACAGGAGGAGTAAAAGGGGAAAGCTAGAAAATAATGTGACAATTAGGCTCAGTCTTAGAGAAGAAATTTAATCACCAAAGGCATTTCATGAttccttattttaaaaaataggaTGTTTCAGGATTACAAATGCAAAATATGCCTTTCCAAATGTTCCTTGCTTACTACTCATTAATGCTAGTTTGACCATCTTTTCGTGGGAATTTGGAGACTGAACAGGCATTTATTCTCTTAATTGGAAGTCTGATAATGGTCTTCATAAAGCTGAAATACATAAATACTGAATATAGAACCATTATTTTATCATTTTAAAACAACCTTTGATTTTACCcaaacattattttattttaatacagATGCCTGAAAATATTCCATTGTCAATGTGAAAGCTTTGTTGCAGTCTTGAATGAGTTTTTCATAGCATTACACTGGCAAGGCAATTAGCCATATTATTTCTAAAACAATAATAGTTTTAGATCTCTGTTGTGAGCTACCTAATACACAAGAACTTGATATTAGAAGCTCCTTGAATAATTAAATTGCAAGTAACTCGGtgcctctgcacagcttttgTAATCAGGTAATGGATCAGTTCTGTAAAGCTTATTTAGGTTTTGTTTGGACAATGTTGTCCTTTTTCACTTGAGTAACTGTTCTAGGGCACCGTAGCTAACACTAGTGCTATCTCCTGACAACCCAGCATAGACATAAAATTGTTGCTGTTACTAAGATCCCTAGGCAGATGATTGTCACTGGAACTGAGTGGCTGAGCATGGCTCCTTCACGTTTGCCAGTAAATGCCAGACCTTGAATTCAGCTAAAATCCAAACAGGcactggctgtgcagagagctCGAAATGTAACTGAGAATTGCTTTGTCAGCAGGAATGTTTTgtgacagcatcacagaagcaACCACGCTGTTCACATCCCTCCTTACCCCAAGAACGAAAATCTCAGCTTCTTTACAAAAGGGAAAGGAGTGAAAGGTTTTGCCTACTGCATGCAGATACATAATTCAGCATTACCCACTCCTTTAAAATATCTATTTATATTCCCTGATTATCTAACAGAATTCACTCTGACCCAAGGGAGAGATTATTTTTTCACTGGGTATCCTATTGCCACGTGGCTTTGTGTGTAcgttttttgcttcttttcgtCTGGAAGTCTGAATACAGAATTTTTCCTATTTATAATTAATTTCAGTTGTATACTATCCACTGCTCTTTGTAATAGCAAATCATTGCTTACTACTAGAAATGTACAGCCCAAAACTGTATTACTGAATGTTTTATTTCGGAAGTGTAGAGggctttaaaataaacaaaagtaaATATTCCAATACATTTTATATTGCATGTGGTAGGAGTGGCTCCGTATGATACAATATGGCCATTAATTTCTTTGAGGCATAGAGTTTAATACATAGATGCTTCCAGATCTGCTCTGGTGTCATGCATAACATTGCCAGACCCTTTTGTTATCATTCACATTCGGCCtaatttattaattattaataTTCTATTTTGCTATATTGATTGTCCAAGTTAGAGGAATCAGTTAAAAACTACTGACTTGAGGACACTGCAAAACCCTAATTACTGCAACGTCTGAGGACATACTTTTTTTTGGTCATGAAAAGATGTCATTACCTGCAGATGAATCAATGCAAAATGATTGTGTAATTAAATAGGACAGTCTGAACTGATATTTAAAGCTGCAGACCATGCTTTTCCTACTCCCAGTGCTGCTTGAAATCTCTcatgtctttaaaaaaatataattagcTTTAGATTTATCCCATAATAAATAACACCAGAACATACCTTGTGCTACCAacctgaatttaaaaaaaaaagaaaaaagaggccACCTCAGTGTTTTGAGTTTATGAGATCTTTCCGACACAAAGCCCTAAGAGAGTTTTCCAGTCAAAAGGCATCAGGAAGGCTCATCACTTAGGGTAAACTTGGGTTTTAGCTTGACAGACCTCTTCCTCACTGGGCCTTTAGGGGACAGTGGCATGGTGTCCATTATGCTCttgtcctcctccagctgcctagCAGTGCATGAAGGGGTGGGTACTTTCACCGTGTTGCCAAATTTAGAGTAGTCCACAGAGTATCGCCCATCTTCCTCTGccacaatgggcacaaaccttTGGCCCCAGAGGATTTCGTCTGCCAAGTAGGAGGTTCTGGCTTGAGTAGTGATGCCGGTGGTCTCCACTACCCCTTCCAAGATGACAATAATCTCCAGGTCCTCGTGGTGGTGAAGGTTCACGGGAGAGATGTCGTAGAGGGGACTGTTCTTGTCTATCACATGGTAGATGATGAGTGGGGAGACAAGGAAGATGCTGTTGCCCCCTACGGGGTTCTCCATCTGGATGTCGATCTGGTTGAGGGGCACCACCTCTCCCTCCAGGCTGGCGGTCTTCTTCACGACCTGCATGCGAATGGTGGCGCTGATGATCATGCTCTTCCGGAGGTCACCCACTCGCAGCATGAAGCACAGCTTGCCTTCCCGCAGGGCGATGACCGCGTGCTTGCTGAAGATGAGAGTCTCAGCCCGGCGGTGGGCCTGTGAAGTCTTCATGaagatgcagcccagcatgaTGGCATTGATCACCAGCCCCACAATGTTCTGCACAATCAGTACAAGGATGGCAGCTGGGCACTCCTCTGTCACCATGCGTCCACCAAAGCCGATTGTCACCTGTACCTcgatggagaagaggaaggcgGAGGTGAAGGAGTGGATGCTGGTCACACAGGGCACGAAACTGTCCAGGGACCCTGACGCACTCCCTCCGGGGTCACGCTGCAGACGGGTGCTGTGGTCCAGGTCTCCATGGGCAAAGGCTATAAGCCACCAGACCATGCCaaagagcagccagctgcacaGAAAGGACATCGTGAAAATAAGCAGTGTGTGGGGCCACTTGAGGTCCACCAGGGTGGTGAAGACGTCCTGGAGGAAGCGTCCCTGCTCCCGGATGTTTTTGTGGGCCACATTGCATGCCCCATTCTTGCCCACGAAACGCGCCCTCCGCTCCCGGGCGCGGTACCGGGCATGATCCGGCACATCTTCTGCCAGCCGGGTCAGCACGTACTCCTCGGGGATGATCCCCTTCCTCGACAGCATGGCTccccgccgccgcgccgccgcTCAGCACCACCCCATGCAACCGCCGCTCCGCCGAGGGTGGGaatgaggtggggggggggggggcggcacGGTGACGGCCGCGTCGCGGGGGCCGAACGGGTTCAACGGCGCCGCCGCAGCCCCCGCTGTAACCGGTCCGGGCAGCGCGACTGAGGCGGTGACAGGGGCCGCACTGTCACCAGGAGGCGCAGCCGAGGCCGTGAGCGGCGTGCGGGGCCGGGCTGGACCGCTCACGGCCTCCATGTTGCAAATCTCAAGCCGATACGGACCCTTCGGCGAGCCCAAAACGGAGGAACGAGGCGCTGAGGCGTTCCCGCGCAAGGCTGTGGAGGAGCCGCGCGCACCCTCCGCCTAACGGTCGTTGGGCAATGGCCGGCGGTTAAAAACCGTTGGCCGCCGTTTCTCAGCGTCGCTGTGTGGGAAGGGGAGCGGGGACCCGGGAGCCGATACTGGATCCCTCCCCGGTGAGCCCTGGGTGCGTCTTTACTTTTaacctctattttttttttccctgtccgCTGAGGAAGGGGGGAGGTCGGATTTTAGGCCGCGGCGGTGCGAGCGATCCCCTGTCCCCAAGGGCTGATTTCTGTCAATATTTGTTCGAGGATGGATTTGCTGCCGGTACCTGGCTTCTATTAACGGCAGCTACTTGGAGTCGGTGGGGTTTTAGGTTGGACAGTTATTTCatgaaatagaaaacaaaatggtggttatttttttaaaagaaaactttaACGAAGGAAATTTACTAAAAATCTTGAAATTCACCTGCGTGTCTTTCTGTAAGCAGGAGGAAAGCATGCATCTAAAGAAACGGGCAGGCAGTGCTAGGAAATTCGCTTGAAGAGGCCAAGTCTAAGGATATAGTGATTAAAGAGACACCCAGAACTAAAGGGGCTCAATCCCATTTGTAAAATTTGCTAGAGTGATTTAGCCTAAGGAAGGATTTTTCTGAAATAACGAGCTTGTGAGCTGATGTGAGATACGAGTTCAGGAAAACGCCTACTGCCCAAGTAGCACTAGAAATTCCAAACAAATGATCCCTCCACAAATGGTTAACCTGCGGTGACATGAACTTCCAGAGGGACAGCAACAgtgacaagcagcagcagccaggaaccTAGAACTTGTATGTGGCAGTAcgatgtctgtgtgtgtgtgcacaagtACAtacatgtgcatgtgtgtaagGATGTGGTTTTGTAACAAGATGCCTTGTTTAAAAACACTCCAGTGTGTTTACTTACTCTGCTCTAtatattttgtttccatttcagtTTAGCCACCAACATTGTAGAGTTGCTAAAGCATCCTAGCATATTCTGGGCAAGAGGTTTCTTTAGTGCCAGTGCatttatgattttatttttctaatcgTGTGTGGCTGTGGACTTTCCCTGCAGTTGTGGCACTTAGTGTAAGCAATTATTGGCATTGATTGCCTGGGCAAGGCAATTGCCCACTTGATGGCTGGAAGCCAGCCAATTGAGGTTGAAATTAACTTTCACCACCTACAGCTATTTAGTGGCCCACCTAGGGATTTCAGAATAGTGTTTTTGAGTTATCACTCAAGAGCTCTCTGAGCAGTCATTATAGGTCTTGCAATTAAATGATTCCTATTATTATTTCTACTTTTTATGTATGGATAGTTGCATGTCCTTGGATAATCCATTctgtctggaggtgctggttttCAGTATTCTGTGCTTTCTCTTGTTTTGGGCTGTCTTTGTAGCTGTTTTGataaataaaactaaaataacAACAAAGTGCCCTGGCACCTGGCCACTGAGCTTAGCCAAAGAtactttccctttctctgtatCACTTGGTCTGCTAGATGCTTTTTTGTGCTTGCTGTGAATGTCTTCTGCACCTACACTTTAAGTACATGATTATATGTATAATTTAACCTTTTAAAATATTGGATTTTTTTATGCTTCTCGTTGGAaacattaaaagcaaacaaacaaaagccacaaaacccctccacacacaccaaaaaactaTACAAAACAGCAccctgccaaaaaaaacccaaacccaaaccaaccaaaaccccaataTAAGTGGATGAAGTAATTTGAAGATTTGCTTGTCAAAGGTGTGGTTATCCAGCTGATGGCAACTCATAGTTATGTCTATCATTTTGAAGTGAGCATGAAGAAGCTCTGTAACATCGCACTTTTTTGCGGAGGTGGGCATAGGCTTTCAAGGAGGCTGTCACGTCCTTCACGCCATCTTTCCTTAGTGTTTTCTGGTTGTTGCCTTATTCTGTACGTTTCCTCCAGAGGGCGATAACTACACGAGTGTAGAACGAATATACCCGTGTCTGGGATGAGTGCTGTAAAGAGAAATTGGTCTGGTCCTGGGAATACCAATGGAGCATACTGCATGAACACATTCACCATGTGGGGTTTAGGATTCTTGAACTCTGATGTCTCTTTGACTCAACTTCTACTCTTTATTTGGACTGTCATTTGCcacttcttttcctttgcttctgaGCTGAGTGGAACAGCAAAGCAAGAGGCTTCTGCTGAAGAATTTCTAGAGCAGAATGAGGGAGCCCTGTCTTTGTGGATCAAGTGACAGATACTTAAAAAAGTGACAGATCTTCTGAGTGAGCCAACATATTTGTGTTAAGAGCTGCTGATCAAATTTGGCTCACAGGAATGAAGAATCCCACTCTGTAGTACTGTAGTTCTTCCACCCACAAAGTAGGTTTTATATTTCAAAACTCCCCCTCACCCTGATTTATCCTAGCTTTAATGGCTATTGAAGAAGATGCAACTATGACATTAAAATTTCCTTGACACCATACTATTACTTTGCTTTTCAGAAGCAGACCTTTCTTTCAGAGGCTACACACTGTTAGCCTAACATGAATTAAGCCTTATAAATCACCTTGTTGTACAAGTGGGTAGACAGGAGAAAGATGTGGGAGTTGGCTGTGCAAAATCACAGGGGAAGGGATGAGTAGAGCTGGGAAGAGGACTAACTTATCAGGCATGCTGGCCTCCCAGGCATTCCCTTAGAACAGGATGAAATTGCCACACTAAGACAAGGGCATAAATGTTATAAAGGAGTTATATAATGGAAGCATTTTCAGAAAGCAAACTAAATAAAACAATCCTTAGTTGTGTCTCCATGGGCAGCTGACCCCACTGACACCTTTGGGACTGAGACAAGTCTCATCCCAGAAGAAGAATCAAAGCCTGGACATGGCAGCTCCCTCAGTACCTTCAAATGGCTGCTCTAGGGCTGCCTTCCACCCATATTAGTGCAGCACTTTCCTTAGTAATGCATCATTGCCATACAAAATACATTTGTGAGCCTGATTTAACATTGACTTCAGGACTGCCTATCTCAAGGTTTAATGACTCAGGTAATGGCAAAGAGCCTCCCACCACAGAATAATTTTGTTGGATACTGTTCCTAGTCACTGTTGAGACTCTAACCCTTTGGATTTAAGGGGCAGAAACTTCTTGGGACTTGGCCCTCTATCAAGAAGAATAGATAAAATGTGTTGAGGAAATGTGAAGCATGTTCTCCCCAAGTGGCAGCTAAGAGGCCTCCCTGTTCACACGTATTTATCCAGGAGTGTGGCACCATTAAGAAGATACATAATTGTTGGATATGAACCAACCCAGTCTCCTCCCCTGCAATGCTGCTTTGTAAAATATAAGCCTCATTTATAATGGAGGTGTATGCCACGTGTACTTTAAGCTCTATTTCCTAATACTGCAAGGTATAATACAGTCTTGCTGGTCATATGCTGTGTCCTTCACTCCCTTACATTCCTTTCCAGGTAGGGTTGGCAGAAGCTTGTGGAATAGGACCCAATTCAAACTTCAGCATCAAATCTCAGGCACTGTATTAAAAGCCTATCAAACATCATTTGTCTAGATCTCTTCTCTTGCCCTTAGGATTTAGGATCTTCCACTGGTGAAAAGCTTCCACAGCTCGCTCACTGCAGCATGAGTTTGAGATGGCGTGCAGAGTGGTGTTTTCCTAAGCTTGCACaggaccagtgctgggcagctaggagacagcacacacagcagctgtggtagAAGCCTGCTCTGCGCTGTGTCCTGCCCTGGAAGGATGGTCACCTTCTCTTCTAGCCGTAATGGAAGCCTGGTATCCCAGAGTGGAAATGCACCTGTAGCCCTTGCAGATGTTTTTCCTTTGATGCTGCCCAGCAACTGATTTCTCCTAATgcctattttctcttttttctgtcCTAGGCAATGACAGGGCTGAAGTATCTCATTTGCATGGCTGTATTCTATCTCCTTTTACCATTGTTCATCCTACACTCTGCTGTTTGATTATGTGTTCTGTGGCACCAGTCTAATGCCCTTGGTATCACATAAACAGTAGCAGGCAGATGCTGCAAACACACTTCTGTGGGACTGGTGCAGCAACAGCAGTTCTTCAGTTTTTCTTGCTATCTGCTGCTGTGCTAGAAGCAAGGCATGAGAACACCAAGATGTTTCTTACTAGAAAATAAAGCCTTTAAAAAACAGATTCCAAATTAATTGATCAggttaaaggaaaagaaaaggagtttTCCCAAGTTTGCACattcttcaaaaagggcaagggGACAAAACCAGATGTAAAGCCAAAGTTACTATAAGCAGAATAATGGTGGGAAATACATAATATGTAATTTCTTGGGAAAATCACAGTGAGTCTAGAAACAGTGTGGCAGTGGGTGAAATATGTGAAACTGGGAAGCAACAAGTCAAGCTTTCAGGGAAAGGTTATGTATTGTTTATTTACTAGATTTGGAGGGATAATTTCCAGATGAATCAGTGCATGTGTACCAATCTGGGAACTGTACATTAACCACTGATACTATATCACAACCTGCTTCTTCACTTCCTCTCAGTTTGGGAGGAAGGCTGGCTCAATCCCTTTTGGAATCAGCATGATACGATTCAGTGGTTGTAGAGCTGAGGCAGCCTAAGAAAGACTGAAGGAACCAACTTGTAATTAATTTCTGAAAGGTTTTAAAGGAGAGAGCAAGAGACGCAGGCACCATCAATAAACCACAATATAATTTTTACAGGTTTTATATTTAGGTATTAAAGCTTTACAGAGTCATATGATTAAAAGATATACAGGCTTTTGAGAAATACCTTTGGTATATTGCTATTCCTTCTGTATTTATTAAATCATGAGCATTATCTACAGTAGGGCTCTGATACTTAAAAAATAACATGTTAGTAAAATGACAGGAGAAGTTGAAGAGTGACATCAAAACTCCATGCTGGCTATGTTTCTTTGATGTGGTTCCTGTCATAGTTCAACCATACTTCGTGATTCTTTGGTAGCAAATAAAAGGAAGGTTAGTAGTGTACAAAAAAGGAAAGTACAAGGATAATTTATTAACGCTTCAGATGGAGAAAAATGGCTCATtttattaaaaaaggaaaatctcaTTTTCTTACGAAAGAGCATTTATTTACAGATACTTTACATTTTTAGAAAATAGTacaattgtattttaaaatgattTATTACTTATCTGCTTGCACAAAAGACGCAAAGACACTGTCTTCTTGTTCTAGCAGAACCTCAGGCTTGTCATATTCCAAAATAACCCCTCTCTTCATTACAATAACCAAATCTGAATTGAGGATCGTGTGCACACGgtgctgaaaaacaaacaaaatgccaGTTCAGTGTATCCAGCAAATACGTTGCAGGAGAAGACAGACTtccagaaattaatttttctgaCAAGTTCAAGGCTACTTATCCTATTTTactgtttcagtgctgctgaTAAACATCCAGACAGAGCCACATAGATATTCAAGTACCTCAATTAGGCACTTGAGTAAGAATAGTTATGTTAGTTCACAGTAGTGTCTCTAACCTGTTGTCCTGCCACCATGTGTTGCCACAAGATAGCCAAGAAGAGTAGGAACAGGGCATGTGCGTGTGGTACTCTATGCAAGTACTCTCCCAGTTCTGGACCACTTCTACTATCAGGGGGAGTTCCTGAGCCTGGTGCAGTTTTGTCTGCTTGTGAAACTGAATAGATCTAAGACCTTTTTCTAAGACCTTTTCCATCTCTTCTCTTGAGCTTTCATTTACGTTCTGCATCCACATCTTTTGGAAAAGAgttttccagttctgctccccaCTGTGTGAAAAAAATCTCCCCTTTTGTATGCTCTGTGCCTTGCTGCTCAGACCTTCTTCTGATGCCCCTTCCTTCTTGGCTAATGATTTTGCAGACTACTCTCATGTGTCCTTACATCGTCCTTTTtccaggcagaagcagcctAACCTATTCAGCTGTTCCCCTTATGGGGCAGTTTCAcacctctgatcatccttgtgccTCTCTGCCATTTTTCAGTGTAACATGTCATTGTGGTGGACTacacacagtattcaaggtgtgttTGGCTTACACAGTGTTCTTTTTTGTTCTTGACCCTTTTCTTAGTAAGCCCTAAGATTTGATTGTTTTATTAGA
Proteins encoded in this region:
- the KCNJ11 gene encoding ATP-sensitive inward rectifier potassium channel 11, with the translated sequence MLSRKGIIPEEYVLTRLAEDVPDHARYRARERRARFVGKNGACNVAHKNIREQGRFLQDVFTTLVDLKWPHTLLIFTMSFLCSWLLFGMVWWLIAFAHGDLDHSTRLQRDPGGSASGSLDSFVPCVTSIHSFTSAFLFSIEVQVTIGFGGRMVTEECPAAILVLIVQNIVGLVINAIMLGCIFMKTSQAHRRAETLIFSKHAVIALREGKLCFMLRVGDLRKSMIISATIRMQVVKKTASLEGEVVPLNQIDIQMENPVGGNSIFLVSPLIIYHVIDKNSPLYDISPVNLHHHEDLEIIVILEGVVETTGITTQARTSYLADEILWGQRFVPIVAEEDGRYSVDYSKFGNTVKVPTPSCTARQLEEDKSIMDTMPLSPKGPVRKRSVKLKPKFTLSDEPS